TAGCTGCCTGGCCTGGGTTTCGCCCAGGGAAAGCAGGTCCAGCTCGCGTGCATGCATAGTCATGAGCGCGAAACCGGCAAGAAAATAGGGGAGCATCAAATACACATGCTCCCAGCCGCGCCCCTGGAGGCTGCCCATGATCCAGAAGACGATGGCGGACACGGATTCCTCGTTGAGCGCCTTGAACAGGGAAATGCAGGCGGAGAGGAAGGTGGAGACGACGATACCCGCGAGAACCAGTGTTTCGCGGCGAAGCTTGCCGCCGATGCGGCCCAGGGCGATGACCGCGCACAAGGCTCCAAGGGCTCCGAGAAGAGCGGCGAAAGGGAGCGCGCCCAGGCCGAATAATCCGCTGGAACCCGCCAAACCCAGAGTGATCGCCAGGGAGGCTCCGAAGGCTCCTCCGCTGGAAACCCCAAGAGTAAAGGGGTCGGCAAGGGGATTGCGCAGCAGTCCCTGAAAGACCACCCCGGCACCGGCCAGTCCGGCGCCCACCAGCCACGAAAGGCAGATCCGGCTCAGCCGGATATCCAGAACCACGGTTCTCCAGGCGGGATTGTCGCCCGCGCCGCCGAACAGAACGTCCAGCACCCCGGAAGTGGGAATGGGATAGGCTCCGGGCAGGACGGCCAGTCCCAGAGAAACCACCGTCGCAACCAGCAGCGCGAGCGTCGTGAGCATGGCAGCGCGATGCATGTTTGACGATGGATTGTTCCGGGACCGGCTGACCATGAACCCAAACCTTTACTTCGGCTGCGTCGGAAGCCGTTTGAAGGCTTGATCGAGATGATCAAGCCAGATTGTGACCACATTGTCGTACTCGGCAGTGCCTTTGAGCACGGAAATGCAGGAAATGCCGTCTTTCTTGAGGATACTCGCCCAAGAATCATCTTCCGGACCGGACATGTCGTTGCGGGCGTGGTCCCCGGCCACGGACATGAAGGGCATCAACCAGACTTTTTTAATCTTGTCGCGCTTGAGTCGGGTTCGGACCTGATCCAAATCCGGCGTGCCCTCGACCGTTGCGAGGTAGACCTTGGCGTCGCGGGAGTGCAGCATCTCCTGCATGGCTATATAGTAGACGTTTCCAGGATGCGGCGTTCCGTGCCCCATGAAGATGACGGCTTCGTCCTTGCGGCGTTCGGTCGGAATGTCGGCAAGCAGGGCATCCGTCGTTTTCTCCAGGTCGCTCGTGGTCAGAAGCAGTGGCGCTCCCAGTTCGATGTGGGCGATGCCGTCGGGAAAAGAGCGAAAGGCTTGTACGGTTTTTTCAAGATTGCTGAACTCTTCGCCGGGGATCGTGTGCAGGGATTGGACGGCGACCCGCGTGTATCCCTGTGCGGCCATGAGCGCCAGAGCCTGGGCCGGGGAAAGCAGCTCCTTGCCTTCCTTGGAGAGTTTTGCGCGGATGGTGTGCGACGTGTAGGCCCAATATATGGGGATGTCCGGATAGGCCGCGCGCACCTTTGCGTCGATGTTGCTGAAGGACGACTGGGCCTGGCTGACGCTCGACCCGAAGGCTACCAGAAGGATGCCGGTTTTGTCGGTCTTGCTGGAATGGGCCGAGGCAATGGAGCTAGAGAACAGCAGAAGCAGCGCGATCGACAGGCAAACAGCACGTCGCGAACGCGAAACGCGATTACATGGAACAAGTGAAGAACGCATCATCGAATTACCCTCCGCAGAGGGGGCGGTGAGGGGGAGCAACAAGGAAAAACCCTTGCGGCATGTTGCCGCAAGGGTTCCGTATTTCCCCCACGTGGTTCCATCGGCAAAAAAGCCCCCGTTGCCTTTGGAACAAACATTGTCGTACGGGCAGGTCTTCCGGCTCATCCCCCGATCCTTCCGCCTTCCCAGGCGCAGCGGCCCAGTGGCGTGTAGGAAGGTCGGTCTCTGGATTTACGGCGGCGGGTCCGCTCCCGATTTGCACGGGATTCCCTTTTCATCCGTGGCCGATTGTTCGGCATGGACACCCGAAAAGATTGCTTACGACATGGCCTCTTCGCGGTCAAGCCGCACTAGAATGGATAGGGCAACGCGCCCGGTCCGGCATCCGAGGGTTTGCCCATCTTGCCTTTGATGCTGTCCAGCCGGGAAGTGGCCGCTTCTTTCTGCTTCGGCGTTTCCGCATTCTTGATGACCGTTTGCAGCAGCCGAACCGCAGGTTCGTATTGTTCACGCTCTTCGTAGATGTTGGCCGCACGGTACATAGCCGTCAGCGCCCACATGCTTTCCTGGGGATATTGCCAGGCGAGCTGGAGATAGTCGTCGAGGGCTTGGTCCTGGTTGCCGAGCGCGGCTTCCCCTTCGCCGAGGTAGAAGAGTATCTCCGCCTGCATGGCCGTGCTGAAGGTGTCGCGTTTTTTCCAGAGCGTGCGCAGATTCTCCTGTCCGCCTTCCAGATTGCCCATCTGCTGCATGAGGAAAGCGATTTTCAGCCTGGTCACGTCCGAGATGGGAGCGCCGGAGGACAGCAATGCCTGATACGTGGCATAGGCTTCCGGCATGAGATCCCTGGCGATTTCCAGTTCCGCCTTGATTTCAAGACGTTTGGCCTGGAGCGTCGCATTGGCGTCTTCCGATGCGACCGCACCGAGATAGTAGGATGCCAGTCCAAGCTGCTTGTCGGCGACGGCTTTGTCGGCCAGGTACAGCGCGCATTTCATTCCGAACTGCTGGTCCGGGAAGAGAAAGGCGATGCGCCGGGCCAGTTCGGTCGTGGGATTCGCCAGCCACTGTTCGCGCCAGCCCGCAAAGACCAGTTCCTTGTCCAGGGGCCAGGCGTTGAGCATGGTCGCATTGATCTTGCCCGGCTCCACGCGAACCCAGAACGGCGCTTCGTAGGCCTGGGAAGGGGCGTTGCCCGCGGCGCTGGCCAGGGTCGCCAGCAGCCTGTTGCTCTGCGTATCCGTGTCCGCCACTCCCGTGACTGCGGACACGTCGAGATTGAAGAGAATCATGCCTGCCAGCCGCAGGGAGAGCGGCAGATATTCCGGCTGAAGAGCGTCCCAGTTTTCCCTGGCGGCCTTGGTGTTTCCGGAGATGAACGCCACGGCGAGACGGAATTTGTTGACCCCGTCGAGCGGGGCCGCATCCGGCATGAGCTTTTCTTCTTCTCCGGCTTCGAAGATTTCCTCGGCCCGCTCAGGAGACAGCGAAAGCATGTTGCCGATGAAAATCTTCAGTCGGTCGTCTTCGACCTTGTATATCCATTGCTCTCTATCTTTCAACAAACGCTTGAAGGGCTGGGCTCCCAGGAAAGAAGCCGCCTTGACGTAACGCTTTTCTTCAAAAGCCGTGTCGTGCTCTGTGGATTCCTTTCCGGAAAGGGCCGTCAGCACGTCTGTCCAAAACAAACGGACTTCCTCGTTCTGGATTTCATCCAGGTAGGAAAGGGCGTCTCTGGATTCCAGGCTGGCGGCGGCAAGCGCTTGCGAAATGCGTTTTCGGTCGTTTTTGTTGACGAAATACGTCTCACGGTTTGCACTTTCCGTTTCCGTTGAAGCTGATTCCTTTTTTGCCTGCGTGGAGGAGAAGATGTCGGAAGTCTTGCGCCAGAACGCGTCCTGGGGCCAAACAATAAGAGCCTGGTCGATGACGAGTTGCAGGAACGACTCTTGCGCTTCGCGATTCAAGCTGTAGGTGGATACATACGTCCAGAAGAGGTTGCGGAAAACATCGCTCCAAACCACATCCAGGCCGTATTCCTTGGCGAATCTGCTTCGCATGTCCTGCGATGAAAGCAGGTTCCCGGCCTGAGTGAACCACATGACGGCCTGATTCGGCGAACCCAGCGCCCGCAAGGCACGACCGCCGTACCAGAGACGGGTGCTTTCCGTGGCATTGTTGTCCGTGAAGGGCGGTGTTTGTTCCACGAGGTGGAACGCCTTGTCCGGCTGGCCAGCCTCGAGCAGATTCTGAATGCGTTTCAGCGTCGCCTCAGAGGACTCCTGCTTTTCGGCATACACGTTGTCCAGCTTGTCCCAGGCCCGGTATCTCTCCAGCCAATCTTCATAGGTCTGGTTGTTGACGTTGCGTTCCTGTCCGGTGCTCGTCTGGTCGGTTTCCAGGGCTTCGGAGGTCGAATTGCTGGCAGCCGCCGTCACGGAAGCTTCATCCGAAGCGGATGCTCCTTCAAAGTCCGGTGAAACGCCGGAGGCCGCTACCTGGGCGGCCAAGCTCTGCAGCGGACAGGAGACCATGATCAAGAAGAGCAGAACCATGCGGAAAAAATAGTTTATGTTCATGATCGTGCCGTAATCGTCCAGATTTGGTTCGAGTTGCGATTTAAGATCGTTTAAAGGCATCCGTGAGGAAGCAGCCTGAAAAACGCTTCTCCGTCGAAATTTGGAAGCCTGCTTTGAGCCGTTGAAGAACCCATCCCGTGAAGAGGTTCGAAAACTCGCACATATTTTTCAAATATAATGGTGATGCCTTCGCAACACAAGCAGCGATATGCGGTGGCACGGGGCAGGCCTTGGCAAATCGGATCCTTCAAGCGGATGGTTCCGGCAGGCGGACGTGGAAATGGAGATTCAATGAGCAAGCTGTCACCAGCCATGAGGTCTGACCGTAAACGCATCGTCGCTTATCCATACAATCATGTTTTAGCTTTCATTCTAGAGCGTTAACCGCAAGAGAAGAGTCGCCTGGACTGTTCGAACACGGACAAAAGTTAACATAATATACATTATGAGACAAAGCTCGGTCAAAAATAGGGCAACGGAATGCCGCTGCCCCAGCAATACTTGAGCTGTTTCATTGTTTAGGGAATCGCGCAGACAGACCAGTTCTTCATTTTTTATGGAGCCGTCAGCTTATGTGCCGACCTGCGCTTTTGGTGCAGGCTGAAACTTTATGCGAGTTTGGCCGCGTCTTCCACGAAGGCTCTGAGCCCTTTTTCGGTCAAGGGGTGTTTCAGCAGATCCATGAGGACGGAAAACGGCACAGTGGCCACGTCAGCGCCTATGAGAGCGGATTCAAGGACGTGGGTCGGATTGCGAATGCTGGCGACCAGAACCTGCGTGGAAAAATCGTAGTTCTCGTAGATTGATACGATTTGTTTCACCAGATCCATTCCAAAATGCCCGACTGCGTCGAGCCGGCCGACAAAAGGACTGACATAGGCTGCTCCGGCCTTTGCGGCCAAAAGCGCCTGAAGCGGTGAAAAAACCAGCGTCATGTTCACGTTGATTCCGTTTTCCGCGAGCTTCTTGCAGGCCTTGAGGCCGTTGGCCGTGCAGGGGCATTTCACCACCACGTTGGGCCCGATGGCAACCAGTTCGCGGGCCTCCGCGAGCATCTCCTCGGCTTCTTCGCTAAAGACTTCAAGGCTGACTGGCCCTTCAACTTCCCGACAAATCGCTGCCACCAGTTGTTTCCAGTCGCCCGATTCCCTGGAAAGCAGCGTCGGGTTGGTCGTCACGCCGTCGATGAGACCGTATTCCTTGGCCTTGCGAATCTCTTCAAGATTGGCGGTGTCGAGAAAAAACTGCATATTTTGCTGCCCTCCGTGTTGGAATATGAATAAAAAAGGCGCGGAAAGAATCCGCGCCTGGAAAGGTAGCACAATGTAACGAGAAAATCATGCCTTGTCGCAATCGTCCGGTTCCGGCGCCGTGTCCGCCGTTTCTGCGGCCGATTCGGAGGACGCTTCGACTGGCTTGGCACTCTCTATTCTTTTCAGGAACTTATCACGGCATTCGTAGGAGCAGAAGTGATGGACTTCCTCGCCTTGGCGAACCCGGATATGTCCATCCTTGTCGACGAACGAACCGCAGATAGGATCTTTGACCAGATCACCCGATGCTTTAAGTCGTGCTTCATCCTTTTCGCGACGTTCGGATTTCTTCTTTTTGTCGCCTTTGAGCAAAACATAGATGATGCCGATGGCAATGGCGATGAACAGGAAACGGGACATGGCCGCCCTCCTCTCTTCTTCAAGCGATGCTTGAAGACTGGTCAGATCTTTTGAGAAATTCGTCCATCCTCAAGCTTGTAGTCGAGTTTGGCCAACGCTTCTTTTACGCTGGTGCCGTCCGGCAGTATGAGATCAGGGGCGATTTCAAGCAAGGGAACGAGAACAAACGCCCTTTCGAGCATTCTCGGATGCGGAACATCCAGAAAACCCGTGGTCTGCTCCAGTTCGCCGAACAGAAGCAGGTCGAGGTCGATGATTCGTGGTCCGCCCGGCTCCCCCCTTTCCCTGGCCATCTGGTCCTCAATGGCCAGCAGCGCGGACAGAAAGCCTTCCGGGGACCAGATTTCCTTGTCCACCTTATACCAGGCCACCTGATTCAGGAACCAAGGCTGATCCGTGACCGGTCCCTGAGGCTCGGTAACATAGGTGGACGACATGGCCTCGAGCGTGATGTCCTCGCCGTAGGCCTCCATGCGTGCAAGCGCTTGATTGAGATTGTCTTCCAGGTCGCCCAGGTTGGAACCCAGCGCCACGAAGACATCTACAGTTGGGAGATTCGTGATACCGCCTCCTTGAGCCTTTCCGTATCCACGGTAAGGGAAATGCGGAAGTAGCCTTCGCCGCTGCTGCCGAAGCCGCTGCCCGGCGTGACGACCACGCCGGTGGTTTTGAGCAGGTCCGTGACGAATTCCGCAGAGGATTTTTTGCCGGGAACTTTGGCCCAAACAAAGACCGAAGCTTCGGGAACGCGATGCTCGATGCCTGCGGCGGCCAGGGCCTCGCAGGTGACGTCGCGGCGCTCCTTGTAAATGGCTCGCGCCTTTTCCACGTAGGGTTCGCCTTTTTCCATGGCGGCGATGCCCGCTTCCTGGATGGCGTTGAAAGCGCCGGAATCGACGTTTTCCTTGATCTTGCCAAGGCCCTGCACGAGCTGGGCGTTGCCCACGGCCATGGCCATGCGCCAGCCGGTCATGTTGTAGGTCTTGGACAGGGAATGGAATTCGATGGCCACGTCTTTGGCGCCGGGGACTTCCAGAATGGACGGCGGCTTTTGGGCCGCGTCGTAGTAGATCTCGGAATAAGCGAGGTCGGAAACCACGATCGTGTCCGTGGCCTTGGCCTTGGCAATGAGCTTGGAGTAGAAGTCGAGGTTGGCGGTAGCTGCTGTGGGATTGCCGGGATAGTTGACAAAAATCATCTTGGCCCGTTTCCAGGTGGCCTCGTCGATGGCGTCCAGGTCCGGCAGGAAATCGTTTTCGTCAAGCAGCGGCAGGTATTCCACGGTGCCTCCGGCGAATCGCACCGCCGTGGCGTAGACCGGGTAACACGGGGAACAGACCAGAGCCATGTCTCCGGGGTTGATGAAGGCCCAAGGGAAATGTCCGATGCCTTCCTTGGAGCCGATCAGCGTGATGACTTCGGTCTTGGGGTCAAGGCCCTGGACGCCGAAGCGCTCAGCGTACCAGGCTGCGACGGCTTCGCGAAAACGCATCATGCCGACATAGGACGGATATTGATGGTTCGCGGGTTTCTTTGCTGCCTCGTAAAGGGCGTCAATGATGAAATCCGGAGTCGGCATGTCGGGATCGCCGATGCCGAGGGAAATGATGTCGATCCCCTGCGACGCGACTTCGCTTTTGGCTTTGTCGATGGCGGCGAAAAGGTAGGGGGGCAGACTGGCGACTCTTTCGGCAAGTTCGAAATTGGGCATGAAGAACTCCTTAAAATTTTGCAACCTGCCTTTTAAAATGGCTGGCCCGCTCTGTCAATGCCGTGCCCTCTTGCGCTCCAGCAATGGCCCAGGTATCCTTCTGTAATATGCACATATCAATTGATTGCTATCTATGATGTTTTTCATGTAAAATCAAGGCTTGGAGATTAATCACAGCATGAGCGCCGATGCGACCAGACCTTCCTCCCAGGGCGTGTTGCCGCTGAGGGCCGAAACGCCCCCCTCCTCCCATCCCTGGATCGACAGGTATCTGGAGACCCTGCTTCTTGAAAAAGGGCTTTCCGAAAACAGCCTTGAGAATTATTCGCGCGATTTAGCCTCTTTTTTGGCCTTTTCCGAAGAAAAGCGCTGCCCGCTTGATGCCGTGAACAACGGTTCCCTGTTTCTCTATTTGACGCGGCTTCGGGCTCGCGGATTGACCAGCCGCACCCTGGCCCGCCACATTTCCACTCTTCGGGGTTTTTTCGCCTTTCTCGCCGAGGAGGGCCTAGTGGCCGAAGATCCCGCACGCCTTCTGCAGAACCCGAAACTGCCGAAGACGCTGCCGGAAGTCCTGTCGCGGGAGGAAATGGCGCGCATCCTTGCTCGACCTGACCAAACGAGCAAGCTCGGCGCAAGAGACAAGGCCATGCTGGAACTGCTCTACGCTTCGGGGCTGCGGGTGTCCGAGCTGATTGAATTGCGTCCATTGGATTATGACGATCAGGCAGGACTGCTGCGGATTTTCGGCAAAGGCAGCAAGGAGCGGCTTGTACCCGTTCATTACGAAGGGCAGCGCATTCTGTCCGAATATCTGCTGCGTTGGCGTCCGGAATTTTCGCCGAAGCAGGACCGGATGTTTTTGAACCGATCAGGCAAGGGGCTGACCCGGCAAGCCGTCTGGAAAAGCGTGAAGCGATATGCCCAGGAGGCGGGAATTCGGCGCGATATATCCCCGCACACCTTTCGTCACTCCTTTGCCACCCACCTGCTCGAAGGCGGTGCGGACCTTCGAAGCGTGCAGATATTGCTTGGCCATGCGGACATCAGTTCCACCGAAATATACACCCATGTGGAAACGGGCAGGTTGATGCGCATACATCATAAATATCACCCTCGCGCCGACATGAACAAGGACGATTGATGCTCAAGAAGGACGGCAAGATTCAGGCCCATACGGTGATAACGGCCCACGCCAACGCGGACTTCGATGCGCTGGCCGCCATTGTCGCGGCGGGGAAGCTCTATCCCGACGCGGCGCTCATTTTCCCCGGCAGTCAGGAAAAGGATCTTCGCAATTTTTACATCCAGAGCGCAACATATCTTTTTAATTTCAGAAATTTCAAAGAAATAGATCCGGAGACCGTCAAGCTCCTGGTCTTGGTGGACACCCGGCAGCGCTCCCGTGTCCCGCATGTGGAATCCCTGCTCGACCGGCCTGGCGTGGTGATCCATACCTATGACCACCATCCTGATTCCGACGAGGATGTGCCCGCCGTTCTTGAAGTCTATCGGGAATGGGGCTCCACCACGACCATTCTGGTCCACGAGATCATGAAGCAGGATCTGACGGTGAACGGCGAAGAGGCGACCATGCTCGGCCTCGGCATATTCGAGGACACCGGGTCGTTCACCTTCAGCTCCACCGTTCCGGAGGATTTCACGGCTGCGGCCTGGCTGCGCGATCACGGCATGGACCTGAGCGTCATCTCCGACCTGCTCAGCCGTGAGCTTTCCGCGCAGCAGATATCCATCCTCGGTGAGCTTCTGGAAAATGCGACCAGCCACGACGTCAACGGCGTCGAAGTAGTCATCACGCAAATGAGCACTGACCATTATGTCAGTGATTTTGCGTTGTTGGTTCATAAGCTCATCGACATGGAAAACATACGGGTGCTTTTCGCCCTTGGACGCATGGGCGACCGCATCCATCTTGTAGCCCGCTCGCGCAGTCCGGATGTGGACGTGGGGCAGATTTGCGCTTCTTTCGGTGGCGGCGGTCACGCCTTTGCAGCGTCGGCC
This portion of the Paucidesulfovibrio longus DSM 6739 genome encodes:
- a CDS encoding FecCD family ABC transporter permease, with translation MLTTLALLVATVVSLGLAVLPGAYPIPTSGVLDVLFGGAGDNPAWRTVVLDIRLSRICLSWLVGAGLAGAGVVFQGLLRNPLADPFTLGVSSGGAFGASLAITLGLAGSSGLFGLGALPFAALLGALGALCAVIALGRIGGKLRRETLVLAGIVVSTFLSACISLFKALNEESVSAIVFWIMGSLQGRGWEHVYLMLPYFLAGFALMTMHARELDLLSLGETQARQLGVRTTRTRIALLTGAGLVTAAGVAVAGVIGFVGLVVPHMVRLALGAEHRPLLLNSALLGGLLLVWSDVAARAILPGGAELPVGVITALLGGPFFCFLLRVKRGQET
- a CDS encoding sirohydrochlorin cobaltochelatase codes for the protein MSRKTCPYDNVCSKGNGGFFADGTTWGKYGTLAATCRKGFSLLLPLTAPSAEGNSMMRSSLVPCNRVSRSRRAVCLSIALLLLFSSSIASAHSSKTDKTGILLVAFGSSVSQAQSSFSNIDAKVRAAYPDIPIYWAYTSHTIRAKLSKEGKELLSPAQALALMAAQGYTRVAVQSLHTIPGEEFSNLEKTVQAFRSFPDGIAHIELGAPLLLTTSDLEKTTDALLADIPTERRKDEAVIFMGHGTPHPGNVYYIAMQEMLHSRDAKVYLATVEGTPDLDQVRTRLKRDKIKKVWLMPFMSVAGDHARNDMSGPEDDSWASILKKDGISCISVLKGTAEYDNVVTIWLDHLDQAFKRLPTQPK
- a CDS encoding tetratricopeptide repeat protein — translated: MNINYFFRMVLLFLIMVSCPLQSLAAQVAASGVSPDFEGASASDEASVTAAASNSTSEALETDQTSTGQERNVNNQTYEDWLERYRAWDKLDNVYAEKQESSEATLKRIQNLLEAGQPDKAFHLVEQTPPFTDNNATESTRLWYGGRALRALGSPNQAVMWFTQAGNLLSSQDMRSRFAKEYGLDVVWSDVFRNLFWTYVSTYSLNREAQESFLQLVIDQALIVWPQDAFWRKTSDIFSSTQAKKESASTETESANRETYFVNKNDRKRISQALAAASLESRDALSYLDEIQNEEVRLFWTDVLTALSGKESTEHDTAFEEKRYVKAASFLGAQPFKRLLKDREQWIYKVEDDRLKIFIGNMLSLSPERAEEIFEAGEEEKLMPDAAPLDGVNKFRLAVAFISGNTKAARENWDALQPEYLPLSLRLAGMILFNLDVSAVTGVADTDTQSNRLLATLASAAGNAPSQAYEAPFWVRVEPGKINATMLNAWPLDKELVFAGWREQWLANPTTELARRIAFLFPDQQFGMKCALYLADKAVADKQLGLASYYLGAVASEDANATLQAKRLEIKAELEIARDLMPEAYATYQALLSSGAPISDVTRLKIAFLMQQMGNLEGGQENLRTLWKKRDTFSTAMQAEILFYLGEGEAALGNQDQALDDYLQLAWQYPQESMWALTAMYRAANIYEEREQYEPAVRLLQTVIKNAETPKQKEAATSRLDSIKGKMGKPSDAGPGALPYPF
- the fsa gene encoding fructose-6-phosphate aldolase, which produces MQFFLDTANLEEIRKAKEYGLIDGVTTNPTLLSRESGDWKQLVAAICREVEGPVSLEVFSEEAEEMLAEARELVAIGPNVVVKCPCTANGLKACKKLAENGINVNMTLVFSPLQALLAAKAGAAYVSPFVGRLDAVGHFGMDLVKQIVSIYENYDFSTQVLVASIRNPTHVLESALIGADVATVPFSVLMDLLKHPLTEKGLRAFVEDAAKLA
- a CDS encoding TRASH domain-containing protein, with amino-acid sequence MSRFLFIAIAIGIIYVLLKGDKKKKSERREKDEARLKASGDLVKDPICGSFVDKDGHIRVRQGEEVHHFCSYECRDKFLKRIESAKPVEASSESAAETADTAPEPDDCDKA
- the folK gene encoding 2-amino-4-hydroxy-6-hydroxymethyldihydropteridine diphosphokinase, with amino-acid sequence MALGSNLGDLEDNLNQALARMEAYGEDITLEAMSSTYVTEPQGPVTDQPWFLNQVAWYKVDKEIWSPEGFLSALLAIEDQMARERGEPGGPRIIDLDLLLFGELEQTTGFLDVPHPRMLERAFVLVPLLEIAPDLILPDGTSVKEALAKLDYKLEDGRISQKI
- a CDS encoding LL-diaminopimelate aminotransferase; this translates as MPNFELAERVASLPPYLFAAIDKAKSEVASQGIDIISLGIGDPDMPTPDFIIDALYEAAKKPANHQYPSYVGMMRFREAVAAWYAERFGVQGLDPKTEVITLIGSKEGIGHFPWAFINPGDMALVCSPCYPVYATAVRFAGGTVEYLPLLDENDFLPDLDAIDEATWKRAKMIFVNYPGNPTAATANLDFYSKLIAKAKATDTIVVSDLAYSEIYYDAAQKPPSILEVPGAKDVAIEFHSLSKTYNMTGWRMAMAVGNAQLVQGLGKIKENVDSGAFNAIQEAGIAAMEKGEPYVEKARAIYKERRDVTCEALAAAGIEHRVPEASVFVWAKVPGKKSSAEFVTDLLKTTGVVVTPGSGFGSSGEGYFRISLTVDTERLKEAVSRISQL
- the xerD gene encoding site-specific tyrosine recombinase XerD, with product MSADATRPSSQGVLPLRAETPPSSHPWIDRYLETLLLEKGLSENSLENYSRDLASFLAFSEEKRCPLDAVNNGSLFLYLTRLRARGLTSRTLARHISTLRGFFAFLAEEGLVAEDPARLLQNPKLPKTLPEVLSREEMARILARPDQTSKLGARDKAMLELLYASGLRVSELIELRPLDYDDQAGLLRIFGKGSKERLVPVHYEGQRILSEYLLRWRPEFSPKQDRMFLNRSGKGLTRQAVWKSVKRYAQEAGIRRDISPHTFRHSFATHLLEGGADLRSVQILLGHADISSTEIYTHVETGRLMRIHHKYHPRADMNKDD